The following coding sequences are from one Formosa haliotis window:
- a CDS encoding thiamine phosphate synthase — MIVLIAPETDIPQEIEILHQLFNAGLQYYHLRKPEKSFDAHAEYLNQIDTAFHNRIVVHDHHDLINSYNLKGIHFQEQKRKDHIENPGQYFKTLNMFGKTISSSFHEPEDLAACYFEFDYHLLSPVFSSISKQGYEGRGFDVNHIDKTIIGMGGVTADNIDRFKALGYKGVGVLGGIWNSENPVEVFIEMQKQF, encoded by the coding sequence ATGATTGTTCTAATAGCCCCTGAAACTGACATCCCACAAGAAATTGAAATTTTACATCAGTTGTTTAATGCAGGCTTACAGTATTATCATTTAAGAAAACCAGAAAAGAGCTTCGATGCACATGCCGAGTATCTTAATCAAATCGATACCGCATTTCATAATAGAATTGTGGTGCATGATCATCATGACTTAATAAATAGCTATAATTTAAAAGGCATTCATTTTCAAGAACAAAAGCGCAAAGACCACATTGAAAATCCCGGACAATACTTTAAAACCCTTAATATGTTTGGAAAAACGATAAGTTCTTCTTTTCACGAACCAGAAGACTTGGCTGCTTGTTATTTTGAATTTGATTATCATTTATTAAGTCCAGTGTTTTCATCCATTTCTAAACAAGGTTATGAAGGTCGGGGTTTTGATGTTAACCATATCGATAAAACCATAATTGGTATGGGTGGTGTAACAGCAGATAATATAGACCGTTTTAAAGCTTTAGGATACAAAGGTGTAGGTGTTTTAGGAGGTATTTGGAATAGTGAAAATCCGGTGGAGGTGTTTATAGAAATGCAGAAACAGTTTTGA
- a CDS encoding hydroxymethylpyrimidine/phosphomethylpyrimidine kinase: MSTKTHILTIAGLDPSSGAGITSDIKTFEAHGLYGLSVCTAVTVQNDIDFKDCIWIEESVIINQIKILFERFTISVVKIGIIESWDVLLKVTNALLQLNPNIKIILDPILKASSGYDFHDKMNMELFDSVLKNCYFITPNYDEIQAFFSNKTISETIEYISSKTNIYLKGGHRNDKKGWDEIYYSGIVQVNLQPGLDHIHEKHGSGCVLASALASNISKNMELEDACRLAKQYTEHFLNSNESLLGTHTRIQNEEFKTLENQ; the protein is encoded by the coding sequence ATGAGCACCAAAACACACATACTTACCATTGCCGGATTGGACCCCTCAAGTGGCGCAGGAATCACTTCAGATATTAAAACGTTTGAGGCACACGGTCTCTATGGGTTGTCGGTTTGTACTGCGGTAACTGTTCAAAACGATATCGATTTTAAAGATTGTATTTGGATAGAAGAATCTGTAATCATTAATCAAATTAAAATCTTATTTGAGCGTTTTACTATTTCTGTGGTAAAAATTGGAATTATAGAATCCTGGGACGTCTTGTTAAAGGTTACCAATGCTCTTTTACAATTAAACCCAAACATTAAAATTATTTTAGATCCTATTTTAAAAGCGAGTAGTGGCTATGATTTTCATGATAAAATGAACATGGAATTATTCGATTCAGTTTTAAAGAATTGTTATTTTATCACACCAAATTATGATGAAATTCAAGCCTTTTTTTCCAATAAAACCATTTCGGAAACCATAGAATATATTTCAAGCAAAACTAATATCTATTTAAAAGGAGGTCATCGTAACGACAAAAAAGGTTGGGATGAAATTTATTACAGTGGCATTGTGCAAGTTAATTTACAGCCAGGTTTAGACCACATACATGAAAAACATGGAAGCGGTTGTGTATTAGCTTCAGCCTTAGCATCTAATATTTCAAAAAACATGGAATTAGAAGATGCGTGCCGACTGGCAAAACAATATACGGAACACTTTTTAAATTCGAATGAATCTTTATTAGGAACACATACTAGAATTCAGAATGAAGAATTTAAGACATTAGAAAACCAATAA
- a CDS encoding thiamine phosphate synthase codes for MNISKLHYITQGETPEQHLDYIQKACTSGSDWIQLRMKNVDEAIVLKTAEKAREITSHFQTRLIINDYYKIAKTVNADGVHLGKSDACPLEVREYLGKWYSIGGTANTLEDCKNLLEKKVDYIGLGPFRFTTTKSNLSPILGLDGYKNIITALQTTCPIIAIGGITLEDLPELMDTGIYGVALSGAITQNFNSINTVNKLLKTPATQEQKYTFDKD; via the coding sequence ATGAACATAAGCAAACTACATTATATAACACAAGGTGAAACACCAGAACAACATTTAGACTATATCCAGAAAGCCTGTACTTCGGGATCTGATTGGATACAGTTGCGAATGAAAAATGTCGATGAAGCCATTGTGTTAAAAACGGCCGAAAAAGCCAGAGAAATTACATCGCATTTTCAAACCCGATTAATTATAAACGATTATTATAAAATTGCAAAAACTGTAAATGCCGATGGTGTGCATTTAGGAAAATCTGATGCTTGTCCGTTAGAAGTTCGGGAGTATTTAGGAAAATGGTATAGCATAGGAGGAACAGCCAATACTTTAGAAGATTGTAAAAATCTATTAGAAAAAAAAGTCGATTATATTGGCCTAGGACCTTTTCGCTTTACAACGACCAAATCTAATTTAAGTCCGATTCTGGGTCTAGATGGCTATAAAAACATTATTACAGCCTTGCAAACAACATGTCCGATAATAGCTATTGGGGGTATTACTTTAGAGGATCTACCAGAATTAATGGATACCGGAATTTACGGCGTAGCATTATCGGGGGCCATTACCCAAAATTTTAATAGTATTAATACGGTAAACAAATTACTTAAAACCCCTGCCACACAGGAGCAAAAGTATACGTTTGATAAAGACTAA
- a CDS encoding thiazole synthase, whose amino-acid sequence MTDILNIADKSFSSRLFTGTGKFSSSTIMKDAILASESELVTVALKRVDVHNEHDDLLTHLNHDSIHLLPNTSGVRTAEEAVFAAQLSREALQTNWVKLEIHPDPKYLLPDPIETLKAAEILVKAGFVVMPYIHADPVLCKRLEDVGVQCVMPLGAPIGSNKGLKTLEFLEIIIAQSTVPVIVDAGIGSPSHAAHAMELGADAVLVNTAIAVSQNPVAMGRAFKLAVEAGRMAYLAKLASVKPIAEASSPLTSFLNL is encoded by the coding sequence ATGACCGATATTTTAAACATAGCAGATAAATCATTTTCAAGTAGACTTTTTACAGGAACAGGAAAGTTTAGTTCGTCTACTATAATGAAGGATGCCATTTTAGCTTCAGAAAGTGAATTGGTAACCGTTGCCTTGAAACGTGTAGATGTACATAATGAACACGACGATTTATTAACGCATTTAAATCATGACAGCATTCATTTGTTACCTAATACGTCTGGGGTAAGAACGGCGGAAGAAGCAGTGTTCGCTGCTCAATTATCGCGTGAAGCACTTCAAACCAATTGGGTGAAATTAGAAATTCATCCCGACCCAAAATATTTATTACCAGATCCTATAGAAACACTTAAAGCAGCCGAAATACTAGTTAAAGCGGGTTTTGTGGTGATGCCTTATATTCATGCAGACCCCGTTTTATGCAAGCGTTTAGAAGATGTTGGTGTACAATGTGTGATGCCTTTAGGAGCGCCTATTGGAAGTAATAAAGGTTTAAAAACCTTAGAATTTTTAGAAATTATTATAGCTCAAAGTACCGTTCCTGTTATTGTAGATGCAGGTATTGGAAGTCCGTCGCATGCGGCTCATGCCATGGAATTAGGAGCAGATGCGGTTTTGGTAAATACAGCTATTGCGGTGTCTCAAAATCCAGTTGCCATGGGGCGTGCATTTAAGTTAGCCGTAGAAGCAGGGCGTATGGCGTATCTGGCTAAATTGGCTTCTGTAAAACCTATAGCCGAAGCTAGTAGTCCATTAACCAGTTTTTTAAATCTTTAA